One genomic region from Aneurinibacillus sp. REN35 encodes:
- the gcvT gene encoding glycine cleavage system aminomethyltransferase GcvT yields MQTHTVKQTSLFPLYAKYGGKTIDFGGWELPVQFTSIIEEHQAVRTRAGLFDVSHMGEIIIKGKNAASFIQSLITNNIHLIEKNQALYAAMCYPHGGTVDDLLVYKMEENEYMLVVNASNISKDFVWMLDQRKDPDLIIKNISDQVALLALQGPKAEKVLQMLTAFDLSEIKPFRFYKDVELGGGKVLVSRTGYTGEDGFELYLPAAEAPALWEEILTVGEAEGVVPCGLGARDTLRFEARLPLYGQELGEDISPLEASIGFAVKLDQDDDFIGKEALRKQKENGVPRKLVGLEMVGRGIPRSGYLVYPADSDQASEPIGHVTSGTQSPTLKKNLGLALLQSDEAVIDQEVDVEIRGKRIKAKIVKTPFYKR; encoded by the coding sequence ATGCAAACTCATACGGTTAAACAAACGTCTTTGTTTCCGCTGTATGCCAAATATGGTGGAAAGACGATCGATTTCGGCGGCTGGGAGCTGCCGGTTCAATTTACGAGCATCATAGAAGAACACCAGGCGGTTCGGACACGAGCCGGATTGTTTGACGTGTCGCATATGGGCGAAATCATCATTAAAGGGAAGAATGCTGCATCGTTCATTCAATCGCTCATTACAAATAACATTCACCTCATCGAAAAGAATCAGGCCCTGTACGCGGCCATGTGCTATCCGCACGGAGGAACGGTGGATGACCTGCTTGTATATAAGATGGAAGAAAATGAATACATGCTCGTCGTTAACGCGTCCAATATCTCCAAAGATTTTGTGTGGATGCTGGATCAACGGAAGGACCCGGACCTCATCATCAAAAACATTTCGGATCAGGTAGCGCTACTTGCCCTGCAGGGTCCGAAGGCGGAAAAGGTGCTGCAAATGCTGACGGCGTTTGATTTATCCGAGATTAAGCCCTTCCGCTTTTATAAAGATGTCGAGCTTGGCGGCGGGAAGGTGCTGGTATCGCGCACCGGCTATACAGGCGAGGACGGATTCGAGCTGTACCTGCCAGCGGCGGAGGCTCCGGCATTATGGGAGGAGATTCTGACTGTAGGCGAGGCGGAAGGTGTCGTTCCATGCGGGCTTGGTGCAAGGGATACGCTGCGCTTCGAAGCGCGTCTGCCGCTCTACGGTCAGGAATTGGGCGAAGATATCAGCCCGCTCGAAGCATCGATTGGATTTGCCGTCAAGCTGGATCAGGACGATGACTTTATCGGAAAGGAAGCGCTCCGCAAGCAAAAGGAGAATGGGGTGCCGCGCAAGCTGGTTGGCCTTGAAATGGTGGGTCGCGGCATTCCGCGCAGCGGCTACCTGGTGTATCCGGCCGATTCAGACCAGGCGAGCGAGCCGATCGGCCATGTTACATCAGGGACACAATCCCCGACGCTAAAGAAGAACCTGGGGTTGGCTCTGCTTCAAAGCGATGAGGCGGTTATTGATCAAGAGGTGGACGTAGAAATACGCGGAAAACGAATCAAAGCCAAAATTGTAAAAACACCATTTTATAAACGATAA
- the gcvH gene encoding glycine cleavage system protein GcvH — protein sequence MSTKVAANLLYSKEHEWVEKVSGMRVRIGITDFAQHQLGDIVFVELPAVGDEIQAHESMGTIESVKAVSDLYAPVSGSVVEVNAELEDGPEIINTDPYQSGWMIVVELHQADELAALLNTEQYEAFIAEEA from the coding sequence ATGAGCACGAAAGTAGCGGCAAATCTTTTATACAGCAAGGAACACGAATGGGTGGAGAAGGTAAGCGGGATGCGGGTACGAATTGGCATCACGGATTTTGCACAGCATCAACTGGGGGATATCGTGTTTGTCGAGCTTCCGGCTGTGGGTGACGAGATCCAGGCGCATGAAAGCATGGGAACGATTGAGTCGGTTAAAGCGGTCTCTGATCTATACGCACCGGTCAGCGGGAGCGTAGTAGAAGTGAATGCGGAGCTTGAAGACGGCCCGGAAATCATCAACACCGATCCGTATCAAAGCGGCTGGATGATCGTCGTTGAGCTGCACCAAGCAGACGAGCTGGCAGCCCTGCTGAACACGGAACAATACGAAGCGTTTATTGCGGAGGAGGCGTAA
- the gcvPA gene encoding aminomethyl-transferring glycine dehydrogenase subunit GcvPA, producing the protein MNYRYLPMTKDDRQEMLSFLGVTSIEDLFADIPESIRVKGELAIPKAQSELEIVRHFGQLAGSNVHAGEYAYFLGAGIYDHYIPSTVNHVISRSEFYTAYTPYQPEISQGELQAIFEFQTMICELTGMEVANSSMYDGPTALAEAANLAVGGKKGRKVLVSKAVHPEARAILQVNARGQEYEVVEIGTKDGVTDIDALEAAMDESVAAVLVQYPNFFGSVEDLAAIEGIAHRHKGLFVVSSNPLALGILEPPGSFHADIVVGDAQPFGIPMQFGGPSCGYFAVRESLMRKIPGRVVGQTTDHEGRRGFVLTLQAREQHIRREKATSNICSNQALNALAASVAMSALGKRGVQDIALLNMQKTQYCKSQVEKLGGYSSAFSAPVFNEFVVKVPQPVAEINRSLLQRRIVGGYDLGRDYPEWSGHMLLAVTEARTKEEIDSLVEGLEEAGRG; encoded by the coding sequence GTGAATTATCGATACCTTCCCATGACGAAGGATGACAGGCAGGAGATGCTTTCCTTTCTTGGTGTTACGAGCATCGAAGATTTATTTGCGGACATTCCAGAGAGCATTCGAGTAAAGGGAGAGCTTGCTATCCCTAAGGCGCAGTCGGAGCTGGAGATTGTGCGGCACTTCGGACAGCTGGCCGGAAGCAATGTGCACGCGGGTGAGTATGCCTACTTTTTAGGCGCAGGCATATACGATCACTACATTCCCAGCACCGTCAATCATGTGATTTCCCGTTCCGAATTTTACACGGCATATACGCCATACCAGCCGGAGATCAGTCAGGGAGAACTGCAGGCCATTTTTGAATTTCAAACAATGATTTGTGAATTAACCGGTATGGAGGTGGCGAACTCCTCTATGTACGACGGTCCGACAGCACTTGCCGAAGCGGCCAATCTCGCCGTTGGTGGCAAGAAGGGGAGAAAAGTGCTCGTCTCAAAAGCGGTACACCCAGAAGCGCGGGCCATTCTGCAGGTAAATGCGAGAGGACAAGAGTATGAGGTTGTAGAAATCGGAACAAAGGACGGAGTGACTGACATCGACGCGCTGGAAGCGGCGATGGATGAGAGCGTTGCGGCGGTTCTTGTTCAGTACCCGAATTTTTTCGGATCGGTGGAGGATCTCGCAGCAATTGAAGGCATCGCCCATCGGCACAAAGGTCTGTTTGTGGTCAGTTCCAATCCATTGGCCCTCGGTATTTTAGAACCTCCGGGGAGCTTTCACGCCGACATCGTGGTCGGTGATGCGCAGCCGTTCGGGATTCCGATGCAGTTCGGTGGTCCGAGCTGCGGCTACTTTGCGGTTCGGGAAAGCCTCATGCGCAAAATTCCGGGGCGCGTTGTTGGACAGACGACAGATCATGAAGGACGCCGGGGATTTGTGCTCACGCTTCAGGCGCGCGAACAGCACATTCGCCGCGAGAAGGCGACATCTAACATTTGCTCCAATCAGGCGCTGAATGCGCTGGCGGCATCGGTTGCCATGTCAGCTTTAGGAAAGCGTGGAGTGCAGGACATCGCCCTGCTGAATATGCAGAAGACGCAATATTGCAAAAGCCAAGTAGAAAAATTGGGCGGATATAGTAGTGCGTTTTCTGCCCCGGTATTCAATGAATTTGTAGTGAAAGTACCGCAGCCTGTCGCCGAGATCAACCGTAGTCTTCTGCAGAGAAGGATTGTCGGCGGCTATGATTTAGGGCGGGACTATCCGGAATGGAGCGGCCATATGCTACTTGCGGTAACAGAAGCCCGCACAAAAGAAGAGATTGATTCCCTGGTGGAAGGATTGGAGGAGGCAGGACGTGGATAA
- the gcvPB gene encoding aminomethyl-transferring glycine dehydrogenase subunit GcvPB — MDKNKDKALIFEMSRPGRIAYSIGACDVPQVAAESIVPKAYLRQTPPELPEVSELQLMRHYTELSNRNHGIDSGFYPLGSCTMKYNPKINEDVARYPGFAKIHPYQAEETVQGGLQVLYDLQNELAEITGMDEVTLQPAAGAQGEWSALMMIRAYHESRGEKRTKVIIPDTAHGTNPASASVAGLETVTIGSDEHGLVNVEELRQAVGPDTAALMLTNPNTLGLFEEHIVEIASIVHEAGGLLYYDGANANAILGIVKPGDMGFDVVHLNLHKTFTGPHGGGGPGAGPVGVKKQLVPFLPRPQVVKEEGKYRLNYDIPQSIGRIKAFYGNYGILLRAFVYIRSNGPEGLLRVSQEAVLNANYMMRKLAPYYDVPYDRVCKHEFVLSGRRQKKLGVRTLDIAKRLLDFGYHPPTIYFPLIVEECMMIEPTETESKETLDEFIEAMIRIAKEAEENPEIVQEAPHTTLLSRLDEVKAARKPVLRYKKEDAQAQEERGGMHALVRN; from the coding sequence GTGGATAAGAACAAAGACAAAGCGCTGATTTTTGAAATGAGTCGCCCAGGACGGATAGCGTACAGCATCGGAGCATGTGATGTGCCGCAGGTTGCAGCGGAGAGCATCGTACCAAAAGCCTACCTGCGCCAGACGCCGCCCGAGCTGCCCGAGGTCTCCGAGCTGCAGCTCATGCGTCATTATACCGAGCTGTCCAACCGCAACCATGGCATCGATTCTGGCTTTTATCCACTCGGTTCCTGCACGATGAAATACAATCCAAAAATTAACGAGGATGTGGCAAGGTACCCCGGCTTTGCAAAAATTCATCCGTACCAGGCGGAAGAAACCGTGCAGGGGGGATTGCAGGTCCTGTATGATTTGCAGAATGAACTGGCGGAAATCACTGGCATGGATGAGGTGACGCTGCAGCCAGCAGCCGGGGCGCAGGGCGAATGGTCGGCGCTGATGATGATTCGTGCATACCATGAAAGCCGGGGCGAGAAGCGAACCAAGGTGATCATTCCGGATACAGCGCACGGCACAAACCCGGCCAGCGCTTCCGTGGCGGGTTTGGAGACAGTTACGATCGGCTCGGATGAACACGGTCTGGTAAATGTGGAAGAGCTGCGGCAGGCAGTTGGTCCGGATACAGCGGCCCTCATGCTGACCAATCCGAACACGCTGGGCCTGTTCGAAGAGCATATTGTAGAAATTGCTTCCATCGTACATGAAGCGGGCGGCCTGCTTTATTATGATGGAGCGAACGCCAACGCCATTTTAGGCATTGTGAAACCGGGAGACATGGGTTTTGATGTGGTGCATCTTAACCTTCATAAAACATTCACCGGCCCGCATGGCGGCGGCGGCCCGGGAGCAGGTCCTGTAGGAGTGAAAAAGCAGCTGGTCCCATTTTTGCCCCGTCCGCAGGTAGTGAAGGAAGAAGGAAAGTATCGTCTGAATTATGACATTCCGCAATCGATTGGCCGCATCAAGGCCTTTTATGGCAACTATGGCATTTTGCTGCGCGCATTTGTATACATTCGTTCCAACGGACCGGAAGGATTGCTTCGCGTCTCGCAGGAAGCGGTACTGAATGCGAACTATATGATGCGCAAACTGGCGCCTTACTATGATGTACCGTATGACCGCGTATGCAAGCATGAATTTGTTCTGTCCGGCCGCCGTCAGAAAAAGCTGGGTGTGCGCACGCTGGATATCGCCAAACGTCTGCTGGATTTCGGCTATCATCCACCAACGATTTACTTCCCGTTGATTGTTGAGGAATGCATGATGATCGAACCGACGGAAACCGAGTCAAAAGAAACGCTTGATGAGTTTATTGAAGCGATGATCCGTATTGCCAAAGAAGCGGAGGAAAATCCTGAGATTGTACAGGAAGCGCCGCATACGACGCTGCTCTCCCGCCTAGATGAAGTAAAAGCGGCAAGAAAGCCAGTACTGCGCTATAAGAAAGAGGACGCACAGGCCCAGGAGGAAAGGGGCGGTATGCATGCGCTCGTACGAAACTAA
- the lipA gene encoding lipoyl synthase has product MRSYETKRKPDWLKITLHTTEQFKELKAIMRGKELHTVCEEAKCPNIYECWSNRTATFMILGKICTRACRFCAVTTGLPTELDLEEPEKVALAVQQMGLRHVVVTSVARDDLRDGGASIFAATIQAIRRKNPRTNVEVLVPDFGGSWEALAVVLAAAPDILNHNIETVERSSDQVRARAKYDRSLALLYEAKRIRPEQITKSSIMVGLGETDSEIFQTMEDLQAVRCDIVTLGQYLQPTRRHLPVRKYYTPAEFADFKQRGQQMGFSHVESGPLVRSSYHAHEQAEQAASV; this is encoded by the coding sequence ATGCGCTCGTACGAAACTAAGCGCAAGCCGGACTGGTTGAAGATTACGCTTCATACTACGGAACAATTCAAAGAACTAAAAGCGATCATGCGGGGCAAAGAGCTGCATACCGTATGCGAAGAGGCGAAGTGTCCCAATATTTATGAGTGCTGGAGCAACCGTACGGCCACGTTTATGATTCTGGGGAAGATCTGCACAAGAGCCTGCCGCTTCTGTGCGGTCACAACCGGTTTGCCCACCGAATTGGACCTGGAGGAGCCGGAGAAGGTCGCGCTTGCCGTACAGCAGATGGGACTGCGCCACGTTGTTGTCACATCGGTAGCCCGGGACGACCTGCGGGATGGCGGAGCATCGATTTTTGCGGCCACCATTCAGGCAATTCGCAGAAAAAATCCGCGTACTAATGTAGAGGTGCTCGTCCCCGACTTTGGCGGTAGCTGGGAGGCGCTTGCCGTTGTACTTGCCGCTGCGCCGGATATACTCAATCACAATATCGAAACCGTAGAACGGTCATCGGATCAGGTCCGTGCCCGTGCCAAGTACGACCGGTCGCTTGCGCTGCTTTATGAGGCCAAGCGGATCCGCCCTGAGCAGATTACCAAATCAAGCATTATGGTCGGGCTTGGTGAGACGGATTCCGAAATCTTTCAGACAATGGAGGATCTGCAGGCTGTCCGCTGTGACATTGTGACGCTGGGGCAGTATTTGCAGCCGACGAGAAGGCATTTGCCTGTCAGGAAATATTATACGCCGGCTGAGTTTGCAGACTTCAAGCAAAGGGGGCAGCAGATGGGATTCTCTCACGTAGAGTCCGGTCCGCTGGTTCGCAGCTCGTACCATGCGCATGAACAGGCTGAGCAGGCCGCATCCGTATAA